From Salvelinus sp. IW2-2015 linkage group LG18, ASM291031v2, whole genome shotgun sequence, a single genomic window includes:
- the LOC139029208 gene encoding protein shisa-9-like, with the protein MEHYHLNNSAFYPGMPHPHSNLSGLGLNKYXSLRAVADTASGGYYKSYPLMDFSQYQAGPSAFQPISLHPKDKSYLHQDHHQLSSQHNLPTTLSISIPQSHLERSCLPKTTSHPLFSSSAFKAWDTSGRHVQRQTSHPGHISAHRHAYSTRRQHSVENFPELFKHPVSYGHPSSYHHTRHKSYSTNSKTEVTV; encoded by the exons ATGG agCACTACCACCTGAACAATTCAGCCTTCTATCCAGGAATGCCTCACCCCCACAGCAATCTCAGTGGACTGGGCCTCAACAAGTACAMCTCCCTCAGGGCTGTGG cggaCACTGCCTCTGGGGGCTACTATAAGAGCTACCCTTTGATGGACTTCTCCCAGTACCAGGCAGGCCCTTCAGCCTTCCAGCCCATCTCCCTGCACCCCAAAGACAAGTCCTACCTACACCAAGACCACCACCAGCTCTCCTCCCAGCACAACCTCCCAACaaccctctccatctccatcccccAGAGCCACCTGGAGAGGTCCTGTTTGCCCAAGACCACCAGCCACCCCCTGTTCTCCAGCTCAGCCTTCAAAGCCTGGGACACCAGTGGACGCCACGTCCAGAGGCAGACCTCCCACCCTGGGCACATCTCGGCCCACCGGCATGCCTACTCCACCAGGAGACAGCACAGTGTAGAGAATTTCCCGGAGCTGTTCAAACACCCTGTGTCATACGGCCACCCATCCTCCTACCACCACACCAGGCATAAGAGCTACTCCACCAACAGCAAGACGGAGGTCACTGTCTGA